A region of the Mangifera indica cultivar Alphonso chromosome 10, CATAS_Mindica_2.1, whole genome shotgun sequence genome:
ATGAACTACCACAAGAGGCTGATTGAGCTTGTGAAGGTCGGGGGAGTGATCGGGTACGACAACACCCTATGGAATGGATCAGTGGTGGCGCCACCCGATGCCCCGCTTAGAAAGTACGTCAGGTATTACAGGGACTTTGTCTTGGAGCTGAACAAGGCCCTCACTGCTGACCCTAGGATTGAAATCTGTATGCTTCCTGTTGGTGATGGAATCACTCTCTGCCGTCGAATCAAGTGATTGCCTACACTAATTCTGGAGGTTTGCCGCAGGTGATTCATACGTCATAAATGAACCGatatgtaattttcttttttttcccctctttttatattttcccatgaaaaaaaaaaacaattgtatTTCTTATGAATCGAGTAATCTTGCATCGAATGGTTTCGATTCAATgtggaattaaaaatatatattggaattttttttttaaaaagaagtgaataacttttgaatttatttgaagcaattttttttaataattaaaaaataattgatttggtttctacaatttaattaattgcaaTGCAGGAGTCAATTTTAAGGTTGGTGAGATAAGACGTCTCCACCAACCTTCCTTTATTCTGAAATCTACGTGATTATACCCcagattgaaattgaaatgaaaaaaatagtgGTGGGTTGACGTGATACGTCTGTCCACTCACccatttgttattattatcttctctattttttcatatttttttaggtGGAAATTTGGTTACCcaactaattattttttcattcatcCAAAAGGATTCGAATCAAACCAACTTTAACTTTAGGGTAGtattgttgaatttgaattcaacttaaaattttaattaaacttgaatGATTAATACTAATGAGTAAGATGTTAAACAGGATGACTCCGTACTAAGTGGTAAATAACAGTATTCCTCTTTGGGTATAATTTTGTAGCAACATTTCCTCGGTAAATATTCATATCATAGTATAAATTATGtcgaataatatttatattgtttctaacatttcaaaaacttgcattatttgattaaatctcTGAAAAACTCGGCAATAAATTGAAGTTGTTAATTTAGGTAGCATTGAATTGTTGAGAATAGAAACAGGAACCCAGTGGCTGATGTTGAAGCTCAAGAGTTGTCCCCATGTGGGAGACTCACATTGCAGAGGGTACTCGAATTAAATGTGATGATGGTGCCactacaaaaattaataaaataataatattggaaacctttaaaataaataataatatattattattattttattaaataatattttaattttaatttaaaactatttaatcatataataatatattattatttatatatataattattcatataatttatattaagtatcaCTGTTCATCACCGCTTGCTATCATCAATGTCATAAAGGCAACGAAAACTTCAGCCATCGATGGGAGCCCCAAATGTAATTATCAACATAATCAAATGAAAAGTCAGTCATATGACAAATCAACTGCTTATGGAAAAACAATTATCAATATCAATACATTCAAAAATTagaacaagaataaaaaaaatactaaatacATACTTGAGTAAAGAATAGAAGAACAAAATGCAAACAAGTTTCATGAGAATCTCCATACATGTacaaaattctaattataaacTGATTATCTAGGCTTCACTTcccaaagaaaattattttgacaCCACCAAACAATTCTCCCAGATAAACACCAAACACAGATGAATAAAGTTATTTACTAATTCTTAAATCACTAAACTATGCATACCCACTTTGAATTCACAGATAAATATACACTTAATGTGTATTACTATAAgattgggtgattttaaattaaaaaaaaaataacacccaatcacGTGATAACACACGTAAATGTATAATCATTTGTCcaattaaaataggtatacataatattgctattTTTAATGAGATGCTGTGTTAAACAAGTTAACAAACCTTATAAACCCCTCCTAAGCAAAAggattgaaagaaaaaaaaaaccctaaattgaaTACTTACATCCTGGTATAGTTAGAtccataaaatgtaaccaaatAAAACTTAGTCCTAAATTAATAATCAAGAGAAAGCTCAACAGGCTGGTACCGTTTTACGAGCATCAATACACCATTATCACTTCACCACTGAAGCAACGAAATCATGATCCCAAGCACAGACCTCACAACACAACCATAAAAACAATAAAGCTAACTAAATTTGTTGAGGCATACAGATACAGAAATTACCATAACTAGTATGCCAGAATCCATGCAAACTCTACTAACATGAACTTCAAAAACAAGATGCTCAGATAAAGTAGACCAAAGTGTACCAACAGAGCAGTCTAATTCTAGGCTAAAAAGGGTTGGCTCAACAAATACTGCAAGTAGAAATTAAAGGACTAGATAACCTAAATTTCACATAAGTATAGAAGAAATACTATGATATTCCAAAATTCAAGCATACAAAAAACAATGTATGTGGCAAACATGCATTCGAACACAAATTCTGGACAAATAAATACTAGAAACTAGTAAATCTGTCACTATTCAAATTAACCATTAAAGCACACAAGAATAAACACACCAATAAGGTAGTACATAGCTGTTATGTATAACAATTGTCGGCCAAGATgattgtttttaacttttttatttccCCGGAAAACAAGCTTAAAACAGACAGCATTCTGACTCCTAGTAACAAATTCATAACCTATCAGtaggaaggaaaaaataaaaagcaaataataaacaatgtctacaatattaaaaaacaacagAAAAATCTTCTAACAATCACATAGAAACTTCAAACATTAGACCACAACAACATAACTTCAAATATCATTCATCAGAAAGAACCCAACAATCTAATAATTAGtcaacttcaaaaaaaaaattaaataaaaacacacagtaaatattaataacatgCCAACATGAATTAACAACTTCAATCATCCATTAAGCTTAAACAAATTATccataataatgataataacaaaGACTATTCAAAACCGCTTAGAACATCAAAACAACACTAATTCATTCCATTAATATCCATCTGAGGTCCAAATAcccaaaatttgataagtaaaAACAAACCGAGACAATAAAACAACAACTCTTCCGTTCAACGGTAACTCTTCTGGAACCTAGCTCTGGCACCACGACCACCAAACTTCTTGGGCTCGCACCGTCTGGGATCCGCCACCAGCAAGGTCCTATCATACCTCACAAGAATGTCCTTGATCTCCTTCTTGCTCTGCTCGTCCACGTACTTCTGGTAAAATGCCACGAGCGCCTTAGCAATGCTCTGTCTGATCGCATAGATCTGCGAAGTATGTCCTCCTCCCTTCACGCGAATCCTGATGTCGACACCAGCGAAACGGTGTCTTCCGAGTAAGAGGATTGGCTCGTAGGCTTTGAAGCGGAGGATCTCAGGCTCCACTAACTCGATTGGGCAGCCATTGATCTTGATAAGACCGCGGCCGCGCTTGCAGTATGTGACGGCGACAGCTGTCTTCTTGCGGCCAAAACATTGCACCGACTCCACAGGGGCTGCGGTTGCCATTGTTGttagggttttcttcttttgtgGAGGAGAGAAACCCTAAATTGAGAGTGCAAAGCGAGGGGGAAAATTGGATGTAAATGAGGATTATATAGTGAGGCGTAAGGGTTTTGTTAGATTATAGAAATGCCCTTCAGGTTTTTAAGATTTACGGTTGTAGTTGAAACGGTGCGCTTTAAGGGGATAGAGAACTTTTAACTTATGATATTATGATAAAGAGTAATGTcataaactattatttaaatttttaatttcacttttttatataggaaactaattaaaataacccTTATAGGGGTTTTATACAAAATTAGATCTAACCGAAGACTCTTATacaagattatattaattaagatatatattgttatatcgTTTTCTTTCTTTGTCTTCTAATAAAAGACTTGactattaacatttttattatttaaaatgataaaacttaaatataaaattatattatctaagATATGTATCGTTTTTTCATTGtgtcttttaataaataacttaacttttaatattttaattattaataaaattatgtaaataaatttatataatagtaGGAATCGCTCTTAATTTAGGGACATTAAAGAGATGAAGTTGGACTCGGAACCTTTGTCATATGGAATTTAAGTTCTCTTTCCGAGAATGTTgtgaaacaataatattatgataggaacaacttttgtttttgttttacatcTTAGTTTGTTGGATTAAAAAACTTCATGAACTGGTTTATGTAAACAATTATAGGGACTAGGTGAGGACAAACCAGGGGAGGGGAAGGGAAGGGGGAAGGTATTTTTTGTGAGTTAAGACAAGGATTTCTTGTCATCTTCgtaacaaagacaaaaaaaatgtCTTATGAAAAAATGTTTCATCTAATGATGATGAGGATCTAAAAATTAGTGTGAAAATCGATTTTACTCCATTGTCATCTCTAACTTTAACGAGAATCTTTTTTAAGAGATATcatatttggtgttttcatGAGTCTAGAGGTGGATATATTCTAAATATgctcaattcaaatatattattcgGATTGAATGAGTCAAATTCGAACTAGAATTCTAGCTCAATTCAATTTTagtgtattatattttttgatggTATTATTTTCCACCTTTCTAATAATagtgtttaaattaaatattatgagtTTGAATCCATCATGAGCCCGGTTAGGCTTAGATTGAATCTACCCCTGGACGGGGCAGATGGGTCTCATTGAAGCCCACGCAAGCCATTGAGCCCAAGAGGAAAGAGTGGACAGAAAAATCTTgtacaaatttcaaaatatctaATGTTCGGCTGAAGTTCAGCGGCTTCACCCCATCTAAATAAAACACGAAATTGAGTTTTAGTAAAATAAAGTAGATTTTTTTGAAAGACAAAAAAGCCCCTACATTAATACAAATTCATTTCTAGaattatcttttgtattttacaCAGATAGCACAAtctattcttcaacttcaacgATCGAATCACCGACAAAACTGAAATATAACCCCAAATCGAGGGGCATTTCTGCAACAGGCGCCTCAAAAACCATCGTCAGACAAATCTCCATCCATTTTACCACCAATTCAATTAATCCTCTAACTTGGTCCATCAAACTCTGTGAGTAAAATCAGCTCGCCCTTATGGACGGCTCCACAGCGTTATCCGGCGGCGGTGATTCGTTGTCCTCATCTGCTGAGTCGCCCGAGCCCTCAACATCTGCCGCGTCGTCGGTGTCGATAAAGAGAGAGACTGTGGAGGAGGGCGAGAAGAGCGTGTCGCGATATGTTGAcgaggaggaggaggaagaggGGGACGTGTGTCGGATCTGTCGAAATCCGGGAGACGCGGAGAATCCGTTACGTTATCCGTGCGCGTGTAGTGGAAGTATCAAATTTGTTCACCAGGATTGCCTCCTTCAGTGGCTCAATCACAGCAACGCTCGACAATGCGaggttaattgattttaatcgttaaattttgtaatgaaattttgaaagacTGATAAAAAACAGAAGGTTTAATTAGGGTTCTTTTAGTGGATTCATGCTACGCTGTGttcttaaattattaatacaaaggATGATTGactaatatttgattgatgaatTGAAGAAAGTGAATGAGGGATTGACGtttctttgttgatttttatatgcataaaagcttaatgtttcatttaagtttattttattggttttggAACACGATCAGGAGATATCATTTTTTGATGGCTTCATGTTAATTGCATTGTTGGGAAATTTCAGGTTCATGACGTGTGGATGAATGGTTTcgtataatcaaataaattgcgtgagttttttaaaactcttaGTCAAGAAAATACTGATAGGCAATAAACATTTTAGAAATTAACTTATAAGCATGGGGCTAGGTTTTAGTTATGAAATTGTATGCATAATTCCAATTGGGGCAATGTGGATGAATGGGTTTTTCTGCCTTTTTTTAAAGATAGATATATATAggttgaaattttcatttttattttcaatgctGGTTTGTACTGACTCCATATATGTTTGATTTGCATTTTTCAGTTGCCtgcatatttgtaatttttttgtttcttctacCTATTATGTTTATGAAGGATATATTTTCTAGGTGAAGATATATCTCTTTTAACAAAATCTAGTTGGTGTTCTTTGTAGGTCTGTAAACATGCATTTTCCTTTTCTCCGGTTTATGCTGAGAATGCTCCAGCTAGGCTTCCTTTTCAGGAGTTTGTAGTTGGGATGGCAATGAAAACTTGCCATGTTGTGCAATTCTTTCTACGACTTAGTTTTGTACTTTCTGTTTGGCTCCTCATCATACCTTTTATCACGTTCTGGATATGGCGGTTAGCCTTTGTGAGGAGTTTGGGGGAAGCTCAGAGGCTATTTTTAAGTCATATCTCAACAACGGTTATTCTTACTGACTGTCTGCATGGTTTCCTGCTTTCTGCTAGCATTGTGTTTATATTTCTTGGAGCCACTTCCTTACGAGA
Encoded here:
- the LOC123226955 gene encoding 40S ribosomal protein S16-like, coding for MATAAPVESVQCFGRKKTAVAVTYCKRGRGLIKINGCPIELVEPEILRFKAYEPILLLGRHRFAGVDIRIRVKGGGHTSQIYAIRQSIAKALVAFYQKYVDEQSKKEIKDILVRYDRTLLVADPRRCEPKKFGGRGARARFQKSYR